A stretch of DNA from Lotus japonicus ecotype B-129 chromosome 4, LjGifu_v1.2:
AGGAGTCATATCCAACTTCCGGGGGTTAACCCTACATTTCCATAATATATAGAAATAGGAATAGTTCAGGGTCACACTATTCCAGGTGGCATTTCACTAACCTTCACCATATTCCACGTGGCAGATTCcagaaaattttcttttttctttttccttttttcttttttcaatttttccttttctctcccTCTCCTTCTCTCGATTGTCAAATTTTCTCCCTCTGCAGTTCACGTTCTTTCGTTCTCTCTGTGTCTCTCAACTTTTCAGCGCTTCATCCTCATATTTTCAAACCCATCATCTCCTCAAACGCTCTCCTCTACACATCAAAGTCTTCCTCACCTTCTTCAAACTCATATCCGGATGAAGCAAACCATCCTCTTCGCACACGCGCCCTCACCGTTCCGGATTCTAAGATCGACAATGTCCAACTTCAATCGAGTCTCAGATCaaacaaaaaattgattttgtttctcACGGCCTCATCGACTCAGGTATATTCATTACTGGtgcaattttagggtttttagttCTTCAATCCTTGATTTTGGGATTGGATTATTGTTCTTCAACCCTTGATTTTGGGAATATTTTCTACAGGTTATGCTGTAAGTTAGAGTTAAAGCAGATACActctaaaaccccttttgtttaattttgatttttctgaCAGCATAGCGTCATGTTCTTCCAATTGTTCATTTTGTTCACCGATGTCCAGATCTGCAGATGCTTGCATCAATTTTAGTCTTCACACCAATGCACTGCTGGATGAACAAACTCAGGTATGAAGACTTGATTTAGGGATTTTGTTCTTCATGCCTTAATTTAGGGATTTTGTTCTTCATGTAGCATTTagggattttttattttttattaacaatGGCAATTATACATGCTGAACTTCATACATGGGTTGATTTTTTATTACGGTCATGCTTCTATTTTTGGTTAGTTTCATTTGTTCCCCATTGAACTTTTGATTGACTTTGCTGTATATAAATTTCAGCAGTATAAGTATAAATATATACTTGAAATTAAAAGGTGGGATTACTTGACATATACTCTCTAACAATCATATGCATGACTAATGAGTACATATTaggaaaattttcaaaaatttaaattattatctCCAAGTGCATATTAGGGATTTTCAAAACTGCTTCAAATTAGGGAATTTCAAAACTGCTTCAAATTAGGGAATTTCGAAACTGCTTCCATTTCAACACCTAATTGTCAGTTAATTTTACATGTTTTACCATGCCCTTAAATTACTCCATTTCAAATTAGGAAATTCACCCTTAATTGTGATATGCATACTGCTTAAATTTTGGCCATATACGTTTGACTAATCATGGAAAATCAAATTTCCCTCTTAAATTGGTAACAAATCAAACCTGATTTGTTAGAAGTGGAAattgtaaatttaaattttgaattagtattatcaattattaaataagttataatttaATCAGAAATTAGGACTACAAAACCCTATATATGTTACTGCATTCTGTGAACGATTCATTCCTCTTCTTTGAACGAAACGCAACTCATTCAGTCATGGCATATTTACCTATTTCAGACTTAACAAAATCATCATCCCGTTCAGCCACAATTGTTGCTAAGGTGGTACACAAATGGTTTGTACCAAGCAACGATGGCTCAAGGCTTCCTCTGTTGATGGACTTCGTCTTAATGGATAATAAGGTTTGATAGACTTatgatttaaatttatttcttaagttctttttcatggGAATAACTTATTCTATGTTTCTTTTAACAGGGATCTAAAATTCATGCATCTGTCAAACGGGAACGCGTCTACAAGTTCGATTCAGCAATTGTTGAAGGATCGGTGTACTCAATAAGCAAATTTAATGTTACCGATTCAACTGGCCCATTCAGACCTGCCCGACATGCACACAAATTGACTTTTGAATTGGATACAAAAGTCATCCCTGTGCCTGCCAACAGGGTAACACATTCTGTGTTCAACAGTTTCACACGCCTGGAAGATATTTTTTTCTCCAGGATTTGATGCCAATTATTTAGTTGGTAAGTCTTAATACATTCGTTATTTCCATAAACATTGATCTTTCACCTTTTCCATCTCTAATTATTTTATTGTGGCAGATTTCATGGGTGTGTTAATAGGATACGGTACGGAGAAGACATTTGAACGTTATGGGCAAATTAATAAACAGAATCATATTGAGATTGAATCTGAAGGGTAAGGAATTTGTATGTATGGCAGGTGTTTGCTTTCATATGAAATATCTTGACTTATATTGTGAGTTTACGGCGATCTGCAGAAAAACAATTAAATGTACTCTATTCGGATCGTAGGTTGATTCGCTGAATGCTTTCTTAAGTTCTGGAAATGGTGACAATGCTGTAGTAGTTCTTCACATGGCAAAAGTCAACATTTTTAATGGTATAGTttcaatctatttttttttttacaaaagtgTTTTCCATGACAttgtatatataatatttatgttattattatccTTTTTAAATTCACAGGTAAGATCAACTTGCAGAatgcatacaacaccacaaaacTTCTGTTCAATCCTGATTTTCTGGAGGCAGTAGAGTACAAACAACGGTATCAAGCTTTTCTCtttcattatttatacttttgatattattttaaatcacTGACAAAGTAATTTTCCTTTTCAACTTCCAGCTTCatagacaattcagaaaatgtCTCTAAGTCTCTAACTCAATTGAGTGATCCAGAAAAAatttcagaggaagatgagttTCCGAAAGGAGGACCCAGAAAGACAATTTCTGAAGTTAAGCAATGGAAGATGGTAACGTTTCTTTGTGCACAACCCTTTTTCATTAATATAGTATTATGTTTGCTATGTAGATTATAACCTTCATTAATTTTTCCAGCGTTCTACCTGCATTGTCATAGCCACAATCAGCGATATTGAGGAAAGTGGTTCTTGGTATTACATGGCTTGCAAGTGCAACAAGTCTGTATCAGAGGACTCTGAACTATATTTTTGTGCAAACTGTAACAGGCACGTGGTCAGAGCCAGTGTCACATCTAGGTATTTACACATGTCTTTTTAGCCTTCTAAAACTTTAATGGTTTTCATTATATTATTATTGTGATCAATGACATTGATCTATTAATAATGTGTTGTCGAAATACAAAGGTTCTGCATACGAGTGTCTGTTGTTGATGACTCTGAATCGGCGACCTTTGTAATATTTGATCGGGATGCTGCTTCCCTTTTGAAAACAACGTGTCAAGCCCTAATTGATATCTACAAAAAGGTAGTTTGCTGGAATTTAAAACAGTCATACTCCATTAGTCTTACCGTCATATTTTCTCATTGATTTTAATTACAATTGACAGCCCAACGAGCCTATTCCAACCCCTCCTGAGGTTAAGGGTTTGTTCGGAATGaaatttcttttcaaagttgagGGTAGCGATGCAGTCAACTTTAGATATGAGCCAACTTACCGTGTGAAGTAGATTTGTAGCAATCCTGATATCATTGCAAAGTTTGTAAGCTCAATTGAAACTGCAAATGTTAGTTTTCTATTTGTTTTTGTAccaaagtttattttgattaaaagtgTTGTTTGCATTAGATCTCACTATCCTTACCGTTTTTTAAGGCTGTCGAATGTTCTGGGAGTTCAGTTTCACATGATAAGATTGGATCTGAGGTCTGTTATATTTTTCAATATGCGAATTTTGTATGCTTATATTCATTACACTTAGCTTCTAATCTTTTACTCTGCTAACTCAACAGTTAGATCAAAGTCCGTGTAGTGTTGATCTTTTGAAGACAAAAGTTGTCAGTGGTCAAATCCCTTTGTCTGATTCCGAAGATTAGATAATTCAGCTACTTTGCTCTTGACCCAGGTACATGATTTTTAATAAAAGCACTCATATATCTTTCAGATTTAGCATTGTTTCTGTatagtatttttaattttgttgtttttcaGGAGTCTGCTGCCAAAAAAGGGACAGACTCAATTTCAAAACCCGCCTCCGGTGTGAATGTTGCTGACGTGGCAAATGACAAATTGGGTTC
This window harbors:
- the LOC130712383 gene encoding uncharacterized protein LOC130712383, giving the protein MAYLPISDLTKSSSRSATIVAKVVHKWFVPSNDGSRLPLLMDFVLMDNKGSKIHASVKRERVYKFDSAIVEGSVYSISKFNVTDSTGPFRPARHAHKLTFELDTKVIPVPANRVDSLNAFLSSGNGDNAVVVLHMAKVNIFNGKINLQNAYNTTKLLFNPDFLEAVEYKQRFIDNSENVSKSLTQLSDPEKISEEDEFPKGGPRKTISEVKQWKMRSTCIVIATISDIEESGSWYYMACKCNKSVSEDSELYFCANCNRHVVRASVTSRFCIRVSVVDDSESATFVIFDRDAASLLKTTCQALIDIYKKAVECSGSSVSHDKIGSEESAAKKGTDSISKPASGVNVADVANDKLGSLSKDLSQSFEDSDATKVVDSTACAQSEVCSKKNPFTPTKRLVDEIGTLQPPERTTNKLKKVIKQEKD